Part of the Tepiditoga spiralis genome, TTACATGATATATTATTTTTGCACAATGACATAATAACATAGTCATTATATCATTTATTTTTTATTTTGTCAATAGTTTTATCTATTATAAAAAATAAAATTCTTGACAAAAAAAAAGATGTGATATATAATTAACTTATAAAAGGGGTCGTAGCTCAATTGGGAGAGCGCTACCGTGGCACGGTAGAGGCCGTGGGTTCGAGTCCCATCGACTCCACCAAAAAAAGAGGGATTTATCCCTCTTTTTTTATCATTAACAACTTTTTTTACTTTGAATTTTAAGCTTAATAAGGTATAATTTACTTAGAAAAATTGTATTGGAGTGATTGAAGTTGTCAAAGAAGGATATTATAAACAGATTAAGAAGAGTTGAAGGTCAAGTGAGAGGTCTTCAAAAGATGATAGAAGAGGAAAGAACGTGTTCTGATATATTAACTCAACTTTCAGCAGTTAGTGGAGCTCTTCAAAAAATTGGAGAATTAACTATGAAAGAGTATACAAAGGGTTGCATTATGGAATACGAACAAAATCACAATGAAGATCTTTTAAATGATTTAATTGAAACGATTTCAAAGTTTAAAAAAATATAATTATAAAGGAGTATGATTTTTGTGAGTAGAAAAGTTAAAAAAATTATATCTGTTTTTTTAATAGTTGGCGTAGCTGCAACCAGCTGGGTTTTTGGTAATTCTGATAAGCGCTCTATAGAAGATATATATTATAATCAATATAGAGAACCTATTGTAAGAATGCTTGCTTATATAAATCAATATTATTATGGTAAAGATGATGTTGATTATTCAAAAATTTTAGATTCTCTTTTAAAAGGTATGGTTGATGGTATCGGTGATCCTTTTGCATGGTATTTTGATGCAAGACAAACAACAGAAAACCATATAGATGAAACTGGTAAATATGGTGGATTAGGTATTACAGTAAGATATGATTCTCCTACAAAATCCATTGTTATAGTTAGTCCTATGTATGGTACTCCTGCAGAAAAAGCTGGATTAATGGCTAATGATTATATAATATCAGTTGACGGTTCTCCTGTATCAGAAACTGGGTATATGAAAGCAATAGATAGAATGAGAGGTAAGCCTGGAACTCCTGTAAAGATTAAGGTTATTAGAGAAGGGTGGAAAAAAGCAAAAGAAATTGAAATAGTTAGAGCTTTAATAGAAACAAAGACCGTAAAATATACAACCTTTGAAAAAGATTCTGAAAAAATTGGTTATATAAGATTAACAAATTTTGGAGATAAAAGCGATGTTGAAATGAATAATGCTCTAAAAGATTTATCAACTAAAAATATAAATGGATTAATATTAGATTTAAGAAATAATCCTGGAGGACTTTTACACATAGCCATAAATATAGCTTCAATGTACATTAAAAATGATGTAATTGTTTATTTAAAGTATAGTGACGGCTCAGAAGAAACAACAACACCTATACCAGGAAAATATTTTGACTTTTTAAATGGATTACCTATTACAGTTTTAGTAAATAAAGGTTCTGCATCAGCTTCTGAAATTTTAACGGGAGCTTTAAAAGATAATAAAATAGCAACAATAATTGGTGGAACAACTTATGGTAAAGCAGCTGTACAAAGACCATTTACATTTCCAAATGGTGGTGAAGCTTGGATACCAATAGGTCATTATTTTACACCAAATAAAATAGATATTCACTTAAAAGGAATTGAACCTAACATTAAAATAGATAATCCTGTTAAAGAAGTAAAATCATCTATTGATATAGAAAAAGAAAAAAATGAAGCTTTAAATCAAACAACAAATAAAGTTTATTTAAACTTTAAAAATGATTTACAATTAAATAAAGCAATAGAAGTTATTTTAGAAAAATTAGGTGAAAAAGTAAATTGAGAATATATGGATGGGTGATGATTTTTTTTGTCACCCTTCTTGTTCTTTCTACTTCATTATATATAGTATTTGCAAACTCAAAGGTTCAATACATGGAAATTGAAAAAACACCTGTATTGTCATTTGAAGGTAAAATAAATATACAACCTTATGAAAACAGACTTAAAACTATTAAAAATATGTCTGAATTTTTTTATGGACTTATAGATTATAATTTGTTTGTTGGAAATATAGATTATAATTTTGATAAAAATATCATCAGTATAGAACCTTTAATTAAGGATCTGTATTATGATTTGAAAAGTCTTGTAATTTCTATAGATAAAAATTACAAAGAAGAAAAAAAAGATATTGAATTGTATGGATTAAAATTACCTTATTATCAAATAAAAACAAAAAATTTTTATATAAAATTAACTCCTAAAATTTTAATATCAGATTTATCTAAAATCAATCATAATGATTTAAATTATTTAAGAACACGTTACTTTATTTTTAGTGAAGAAGATTACAAACCATATGACTTTAATAAAAATTTTTTAAATGGTTTAAAAGATTATGGTGGAGTTGTTTTAGATGAAAAATTAATTTCAAAACCTGCAGTTGCTCCATTATTAGATACATTAAAGGGGATGGGAATTACTGTAGAAAAGAACTTAAAAATAATAAGATTTAAAGGTGAATAATATGTTTAATAATATGCTTGTAGACTTTTATAATTCTCTATTTGTTCCTAAAAAACTTTTAAACTCTGAAAAAGGAAGTATATTAATTCCATTTATCATTATGGGAGTTTATCTTATATCTCCTAATATGAATTTAAAAAAACTTTTTTTAATATTTTCTTTAAGTTTTTTAAGTTCAGGATTACGTATATTATTTGCTAAAAAATATGCATATTATTCTTATCTTGCTTCAAGTAGTACATTATTACTTTTTGCTTTAAATTTTTATTCTATATCTTTTTTTTGGAATATTCTTTTAAAAACCTACATAGATATAAAAGAAAAAAACTTTTATTCTTTTATAATAGGGACATTTTTTGATATTTTTCTTTTTTGGTGGTTAATTTGAAAGATTTTTATTTTAATTTTACAAATTTTATATTAAAAAATTCAAAAAAAATTATCTTAATTGTTGCTGTTCTAACAGCAATTTTAGGTTATTTTTCTACAAAAATAGGCGTTGATTCAAATATGTTTAGAATGCTTCCTAAAAATCATCCTATTTTAAAAGAATATAATAAGGAACAAAAACTCATGGACACAAATGAAATAATGGTAACTGTCTTTTATTTAAATGATAATATAAAACCACTTGAAATCGCTCAATATTTTTCAGATGAAATGAACAAAATATCTTCTTTTTCAGGATTTACAACTGATATAAATTTTTTATTATCTTATGGTTTTTTATACTTAGATAATACTTCTTTAATTCAAAGTATATCCGATAGTGTGAACAATATAACTAAAACTATCTCTCGTTCAAATGCTTTAGACTTTAAAACTATGCAATACTTAGACAAAGCAATAGGAAATGTTTATGAACTTGAAAATAATTTAAAAAAGAATAATTCTGAAAACATATTAAAATCTTACTACATAATTTCTCCAGATAAAAAAATAATGCTTATGGGTGTTTCTTTTACAACACCCACATCAAATTTGAGTTTTGTAAGTAAAATTGTGCCTAAAACAAAAAGTATATTAAAAAAAATAAATAGCAAATTTAATATAAAAACTGGTTTAACTGGAAGTTATATTACAGAATATGAATCAAACAAATCAGTTTCTGAAGATTTTAAACTTACTTCTGTAATAACTATACTTTCTATTTTAATACTTTTTTTCATTTCATTTGGAGATATAATTGTTACTTTAATTGTTTTTGCTTCACTTGGAATATCTTTTTTATTAACTATGGGTATAACACAAATTATGTTCAAAGAATTAAATATAATTACAAATTTTATGGCTGCTGTAGTTTTAGGATTAGGTATTGACTATGGAATTCATATTGTTACAAGAATAATAAATGAAATTAAGTCTGGAAATTCTTTTGAAAAATCTCTTGAAATAACTTATGAAACAGCGCTTTTACCACTGTTTTTTAGTCTTTTAACAACTGTTGCCGTATTCTTATCATTAGTTATTATGGGGTTACCTGCATTTACTGAAATGGCTTTTATAAGTAGCATTGGATTAATTGTATTTTTTTGTATAATGTTATTTTTTGTTCCTTCTGTAATTTATTTGATAAAAAATAAATTAAAAATAAATAATTTTATTGAAAAAATAAATAAAGTATTTAAATTATTGAGTATATTTATTCCAAATCATTCAAAAAAAATAAAATATATAATTTATCCATTTCTTGTTTTTTTTGTCATAATTGGTTTTTATAACACTTCAAACTTTTTCTACACGGCACCTGGTCTTATTCCAAAAAATTCAGAATCTGTAATAGTTGGAAATGACATAGTTAAACATATGGGTAAAGTTGATTTATTTGATGATTTAAAATATAAAATTTCTGTTGATGATGATGTTGATAAAATAGAACAAAAGCTTTTATCCAGCGGTGTAATCAAAAACGCTCAAAGTTTATCAGATATAATAGAAAAACAAATAGGTGATTTTTCCACTCTAAAATCTCGTGTAACTGACTTATCTCAAATGATAAATAATCCATTAGCTGTACCTATTTTAAAAAAATATAATATGTATTCTGATAGTTTAAAACTAATTGAAATATCTGCAAAATCAAAAGATTTATATCAATTTTCATTAAATTCACTTGATATAATTCCATCACAATTTAAATCAAATTTTTTAATTGAAGATAATGGAAAAAAATATATGTTATTAAATATAAAACCAGCATTTAATTTATGGAAAAATAATGGTATAAAAATTTTTTATGAAAAACTTGGAAAAGATGGAAACAATGTATTAAATACTACAAAAACTATTTATAAATTAATGAAATTAGTAAAAGAAAAATTTATAGCTCCTGTAATAATTGCTTTTATATTAATAGCATTTTTAACTTACATATCAAGAAAAAGTTTTGTAGAAACATTCCAAACATTTGTAGGATTACTCTTTGTTGCTCTATCTACTTTTGGTATTGTTTATTTTTTTAATATACGAATGACATTTATAACTATGCTAACATTTCCATTGATTTTTGGAATTGGGGCAGATGGATTTATTCATATATTCCATGCTATTGATGAAGATAAACAGCATTATTGGCAAACTTTAAAATCTGTCACTTTATCATTTGCAACTTCCATTTTATCTTTTTTGAGTTTTCAAGTTGCTCGTGGTGATTTATTAAAACAATTTAGTTTAAGTATGGTTATAGGAATACTTTTAACGTGGATATTTACAGTAATTCTAATACCTACAATTAAGTTTAAAACAATCAAAAAATTCTATAAAAAATTGGATAAAACGCTCGTTAACAAAAAGTTATCAAAAAACAAATAAATAAGTAATATTAAAGTATTGACAGATACCATTTTTAATGTTATAATTATTTACGTAAAATAAGGTTGCCCGGGTGGCGGAATTGGTAGACGCTACGGACTTAAAATCCGTTGGGTAGGAATACTCGTGTGGGTTCGAGTCCCACCCCGGGCACCATTATTTTTTTGTCAACTTATATACGGTGCGGGGTGGAGCAGCCAGGCAGCTCGTCGGGCTCATAACCCGAAGGTCATAGGTTCAAATCCTGTCCCCGCTACCATATCTGGCGAGGTAGCTCAGTTGGCTAGAGCATGCGGTTCATACCCGCAGAGTCGGGGGTTCGAATCCCTTCCTCGCTACCATAACAAAAAAGCACATCTAAGATGTGCTTTTTTGTCATTTTAACTTCAATTTTCTAATTCTCATTGGATTAAAGAAATTTAAACAACACCCAGAGCCAAACATTTTTATTTCTTGATTTTTTTCGTTTTCATATATTTCATTGTACTTTGAACATAAATAATTTTCTGTTAAAAAATTGCATGAGCTATAATCATCATTCCATTCACCATAATAACATGGATTTTGAATACAACAAAAACCACATTGAATACATTCTGGACAGTCTGTATTAAAATTTTCCATTTTTACACTCCCTTACAATATTTTATTTTAAAAATATAGGTGATATTATGCTATCTTTATTAATTATAATTTTTATAATATTTTTATCTTTTAAAAAAATTCCTTTATGGAAATCAATGTTCTTTAGTTCTATTATTTTATTAGTATTAAAACAAATAAATTTAAAAGAAGCCATACTTTCAATAAATTTTGAAATTATAATTTTTTTAATTTTTATGTTTATAATAGGTGAATCAATGATTCAAAGTGGATATATTGAACATTTATCTTTTATAGTTTTTAAACATACAAAAACTACAAAATCTATTGTCTTTAATTTAATATTTATAATGGGATTTATGTCTGCAATAATGATGAATGACACTGTTGCAATTATTGGAACTCCACTTGTTTTACACTTATCAAAAAAATTTAATATAAAAAGTGAAATACTATTATTTACTCTTGCCTTTTCTGTAACAACAGGAAGTGTTTTTAGCCCCATTGGAAATCCTCAAAATTTAATAATAGCCCATTATTTAAATAAACCTTTTATAACTTTTATAAAATTCTTATTCATTCCAACTATAATAAACTTATTTTTTCTTTATTTTATAGTATTAATATTTTATCATAAAGATTTGAATAAAAAAATTATACATATAAGTGATCCTATAAAAAAAAATAAATTATTTTTTTATTCAAGAATATCATTCATTTTAATTTTATTACTTACTTTTATTAAAATCATTTTTTCTTTTTATGGTATTAATTTTAAATTAGTATATATTTCTATAATTGCTTCATTTCCTTTAATTTCAAACTTTAAATTTCTAATAAAAAAAATAGATTGGAAAACTATAATATTTTTTATTTCAATGTTTATTGTTATGAAAAGCGTTGGAAATAGTGGTATCTTTCAAACATTTATATCAAAAAATATTAGTATTCCATTAATCATGCTATTAAGTATCATTGTAAGTCAATTTATATCAAATGTTCCTCTCGTAACACTGTTTGCTCCATTATTGAGCATATCACATATAAAGCTAATGGCTTTAGCATCTGGAAGTACAATTGCTGGGAATTTACTGATATTGGGTGCAGCGAGCAATATTATAATACTTCAAGTTGCGCAAAAAAATAAAGAATCATTTAATTCTTTTAAATTTTTTAAAATAGGTTTAATCATAACTATTTTTAATATAATTACTTTTTTATCTTTTTTTGCTATAAATAAATTTATTTAATACTATATGCTATAATTAATTTGAGGTGATCAAAATGAAAAAAGTGCCATATGGACTTCAAAATTTTGAAGATTTAATATTGGAAAATTATTATTATGTAGATAAAACTAAATATATAGAAGTATTAGAAAATATGCCTGAAAAATATATATCATTTTTAAGACCAAGAAAGTTTGGTAAGAGTTTGTGGCTAGATACTATAAGTAAATACTATGATGTTAAATATTCAGATAAGTTTGATACTATCTTTAAAGATTTGTACATTCAAAAACATCCAACACCTAAAAAGAGTAGTTATCATATTTTAGAGTTTAATTTTTCTGGATTGAATACAGACAGTAAAGAAGAGTTGAAATTTGACTTTAATTCAGAAGTTTATAGAAAAATTTCTAAATTTATATCTAATTATAAATTGAATATAAAATTAATTGAAAATATAAATGAACCTTCTACATTATTTAGAGATTTTTTAAATAAATATGAAGAATTAAACTTAAAAACAAAAATCTACTTATTAATAGACGAATACGATCACTTTGCAAATGAACTTTTGAGTTTTAAACTCGATGAATTCAAAAATATTGTTAGTAAAACAGGTTTTGTTAGAAAGTTTTATGAAGTAATAAAAGAAGGAACACGATCTGTTATAGACAGACTATTCATAACAGGAGTAGCACCAATAACCTTAGATAGTTTAACGAGTGGATTCAACATCTCAAAAAACATGTCAACAACATTAGAGTTAAATGAAATGATGGGATTCACTGAAAGTGAAGTCAAAGATATTCTCAAAGAGTATCAAATAAATGATTATATTTTACAAGATATGAAGTTTAGCTACAATGGATACATGTTTAATGAACGTGCAAGTGAAAAGGTTTACAACAGCGATATGGTCTTATACTTTATTTCTGAATACAACAGAGAGAAGAGAAAACCAAAAGATGTAATAGATATGAACATAGCAAGTGATTATAAAAAGATTCAAAATTTATTCAAACTTGGTGAAGTTGTTGGAATAAATAATATAGACAATGAAAAAGAAGCAATAGGAAACCTTTTAAATGAAATATTAATGACAGACAAAACAGAAATAGAAGAGTTAACAAGAGCATTTAACCTTGAAAGAAAGATGGAAATAGACGATGTTAAAACCTTACTCTTTTATTTAGGCTTTTTAACAATAGAATCAAAAGGGTTTGTAATGAACTTAAAAATACCAAACTATTCAATAAAAAAGATATACTCAGAATACTTCTTAGAAATGATAAAAACAAGAGCAAAAAACTATATAGATACAGGAAAGATAAAGATAGCAATAAGAAAGTTGTTAGTAGATGGAAATATAAACTCGTTAGCAAGTGAAATAGAAGATGTATTAAAAAAACTATCAGACAGAGACTTTCAAAGCTTTAGTGAAAAGCACATAAAGATGCTACTGTTTAGTTATTTAATCTTAACACCATGGGCATACGTTAAAAGTGAGTATCCAGTAGAAGGAGGATACATAGACTTAGCAATGTTTAAAAGATACGAAGAAGTACCATACAATGCAATAATAGAGTTAAAATACATAAAGAAAAAAGATTATACAGAAAAAGTATATCAAGAAAAGATAAAAGAAGCAGTAAATCAAATAAAGAGATATGAAAAAACCATAAACAAAGAGTTTAATGGACCATTAAAAAAAGTAGTGATGGTCTTTGTTGGCAGAGAGTTAAAGTATCTTGATGAAATTGAATAAACTAAAAGTCCAAAAAATTAAGTGTTTTTTGGGCTTTTTTATATAAATCTTTATAAAAAATATTAGAAACTTAATTGTTAAAAAAAATTAATCAAATAATGTTGACAAAAAACATTACATATGATAAAGTATATTAGAATTTAATAATATTTAGAGGTGGAAAAGTTATGGAAGATAAAAGAATACGTATTTTAAAAGCTCTTGCTCATTCTGAAAGATTAAAAATTATAGAAATGCTAAAAAAAGAACCAACTTGTGTTTGTGAAATGAATGAAAAAAGTAATTTTTCTCAATCAAATATATCTCAGCATTTAAAAATATTGAGAGATGCAGATCTTGTTAAATACACAAAAGACGGAAATAAAGTTATTTATTCTTTAGCTAACGAAAAACTAATGGAAGTAATTAACTTAATTACGAAGATTTCTAACGAATTATAAAACAAAAAACATCTGAACATTATGTTCAAATGTTTTTTAATAATAATATTAGTATTTTATAAAATTATAAAAATGAGGTGAAGTTATGTTTGTGTGGTTAGATAAATTAATTACCCTATTAGTTAAAAATTTCTTTAAATTAGATGTAAACACAAGAGTTGGATCTTCAGTACATTTTTTCTTTTATGATAGTATAAAAATAATAATTTTATTATCTATAATGATTTTTATTATTTCTTATATTAGGTCCTACTTTCCGCCAGAAAAAACCAAAAAAATATTAGAAAAATTTTCTGGTATAAGTGGAAATATAATGGCATCATTACTTGGTATTGTAACTCCATTTTGTTCTTGTTCTTCAGTACCAATTTTTATTGGTTTCATAGAAGCTGGAATTCCTCTTGGAGTAACCTTTTCATTTTTAATTACTTCCCCAATAGTAAATGAAGCAGCATTTGCAATTTTACTTGCATCGTTTGGTTGGAAAATTGCATTGTTATACGTTGTATCTGGAGTAGTTATTGGAGTTATTGGAGGAATAATAATAGGAAAATTAAATATGGAGCATCATGTAGAAGAGTATGTTTATAATATAAAAATGGGAAATACGGAAATTGAAAAATTAAATCAAAAGCAAAGACTGAGCTTTGCGTGGGAAAATGTATACGATATAGTTAAAAGAATTTGGATATTCCTTTTAATAGGTATTGGAATTGGAGCTTTAATTCATGGATATGCTCCTGCAGAATTTTTAGCAAGAACTGCAGGTCCTAAAAATCCATTTGCAGTTATAGTATCTACAATAGTTGCAGTTCCATTATATTCAAATGCGCTTGGAACAATCCCTATAGCAGAAGCTTTAATTGGAAAAGGTGTTGGAATTGGAACTGCTCTTGCATTCATGATGGCAACAACTGCTCTTTCTTTTCCAGAAGGTGTTCTTTTAAGAAAGGTAATAAAACCAAAGTTAATAGCAACTTTTTTTATAATAACTTCAATATCTATAATATTAACTGGTTATATGTTCAACGTAATAATATAAATAAAAAATATTAATTTGGAGGTGCAAGTATGAAAATAAAGATTTTAGGTAGTGGTTGTCCAAACTGTAATAGATTGGAAAAAAATTCAATTGAAGCTTTAAAAGAATTAGGTAAAAGTGTTGAAGTAGAACATATTAGAGATTATGGTGAAATTATGAGTTATGGGGTAATGAGAACACCAGCTCTTGTTATTAATGAAAAGGTAGTAATAGCTGGAAGAGTTGCTAAAAAAGATGAAATAAAAGATCTATTAAAATAAAAAATGCAGTTGTCAACTGCATTTTTTATTTTAATATGTGTTATAATTTAATATATGGTGTCCCCACGAGGAATCGAACCTCGATTTGCGGATTAGGAATCCGCCGTTCTATCCGTTGAACTATGAGGACATTAACGCAGTTATTATATCAAAAATGATACAAAAAGTCAATGGAGGTGAAAGTAT contains:
- a CDS encoding metal-sensitive transcriptional regulator encodes the protein MSKKDIINRLRRVEGQVRGLQKMIEEERTCSDILTQLSAVSGALQKIGELTMKEYTKGCIMEYEQNHNEDLLNDLIETISKFKKI
- a CDS encoding S41 family peptidase, with translation MSRKVKKIISVFLIVGVAATSWVFGNSDKRSIEDIYYNQYREPIVRMLAYINQYYYGKDDVDYSKILDSLLKGMVDGIGDPFAWYFDARQTTENHIDETGKYGGLGITVRYDSPTKSIVIVSPMYGTPAEKAGLMANDYIISVDGSPVSETGYMKAIDRMRGKPGTPVKIKVIREGWKKAKEIEIVRALIETKTVKYTTFEKDSEKIGYIRLTNFGDKSDVEMNNALKDLSTKNINGLILDLRNNPGGLLHIAINIASMYIKNDVIVYLKYSDGSEETTTPIPGKYFDFLNGLPITVLVNKGSASASEILTGALKDNKIATIIGGTTYGKAAVQRPFTFPNGGEAWIPIGHYFTPNKIDIHLKGIEPNIKIDNPVKEVKSSIDIEKEKNEALNQTTNKVYLNFKNDLQLNKAIEVILEKLGEKVN
- a CDS encoding efflux RND transporter permease subunit; translated protein: MKDFYFNFTNFILKNSKKIILIVAVLTAILGYFSTKIGVDSNMFRMLPKNHPILKEYNKEQKLMDTNEIMVTVFYLNDNIKPLEIAQYFSDEMNKISSFSGFTTDINFLLSYGFLYLDNTSLIQSISDSVNNITKTISRSNALDFKTMQYLDKAIGNVYELENNLKKNNSENILKSYYIISPDKKIMLMGVSFTTPTSNLSFVSKIVPKTKSILKKINSKFNIKTGLTGSYITEYESNKSVSEDFKLTSVITILSILILFFISFGDIIVTLIVFASLGISFLLTMGITQIMFKELNIITNFMAAVVLGLGIDYGIHIVTRIINEIKSGNSFEKSLEITYETALLPLFFSLLTTVAVFLSLVIMGLPAFTEMAFISSIGLIVFFCIMLFFVPSVIYLIKNKLKINNFIEKINKVFKLLSIFIPNHSKKIKYIIYPFLVFFVIIGFYNTSNFFYTAPGLIPKNSESVIVGNDIVKHMGKVDLFDDLKYKISVDDDVDKIEQKLLSSGVIKNAQSLSDIIEKQIGDFSTLKSRVTDLSQMINNPLAVPILKKYNMYSDSLKLIEISAKSKDLYQFSLNSLDIIPSQFKSNFLIEDNGKKYMLLNIKPAFNLWKNNGIKIFYEKLGKDGNNVLNTTKTIYKLMKLVKEKFIAPVIIAFILIAFLTYISRKSFVETFQTFVGLLFVALSTFGIVYFFNIRMTFITMLTFPLIFGIGADGFIHIFHAIDEDKQHYWQTLKSVTLSFATSILSFLSFQVARGDLLKQFSLSMVIGILLTWIFTVILIPTIKFKTIKKFYKKLDKTLVNKKLSKNK
- a CDS encoding SLC13 family permease — encoded protein: MLSLLIIIFIIFLSFKKIPLWKSMFFSSIILLVLKQINLKEAILSINFEIIIFLIFMFIIGESMIQSGYIEHLSFIVFKHTKTTKSIVFNLIFIMGFMSAIMMNDTVAIIGTPLVLHLSKKFNIKSEILLFTLAFSVTTGSVFSPIGNPQNLIIAHYLNKPFITFIKFLFIPTIINLFFLYFIVLIFYHKDLNKKIIHISDPIKKNKLFFYSRISFILILLLTFIKIIFSFYGINFKLVYISIIASFPLISNFKFLIKKIDWKTIIFFISMFIVMKSVGNSGIFQTFISKNISIPLIMLLSIIVSQFISNVPLVTLFAPLLSISHIKLMALASGSTIAGNLLILGAASNIIILQVAQKNKESFNSFKFFKIGLIITIFNIITFLSFFAINKFI
- a CDS encoding AAA family ATPase translates to MKKVPYGLQNFEDLILENYYYVDKTKYIEVLENMPEKYISFLRPRKFGKSLWLDTISKYYDVKYSDKFDTIFKDLYIQKHPTPKKSSYHILEFNFSGLNTDSKEELKFDFNSEVYRKISKFISNYKLNIKLIENINEPSTLFRDFLNKYEELNLKTKIYLLIDEYDHFANELLSFKLDEFKNIVSKTGFVRKFYEVIKEGTRSVIDRLFITGVAPITLDSLTSGFNISKNMSTTLELNEMMGFTESEVKDILKEYQINDYILQDMKFSYNGYMFNERASEKVYNSDMVLYFISEYNREKRKPKDVIDMNIASDYKKIQNLFKLGEVVGINNIDNEKEAIGNLLNEILMTDKTEIEELTRAFNLERKMEIDDVKTLLFYLGFLTIESKGFVMNLKIPNYSIKKIYSEYFLEMIKTRAKNYIDTGKIKIAIRKLLVDGNINSLASEIEDVLKKLSDRDFQSFSEKHIKMLLFSYLILTPWAYVKSEYPVEGGYIDLAMFKRYEEVPYNAIIELKYIKKKDYTEKVYQEKIKEAVNQIKRYEKTINKEFNGPLKKVVMVFVGRELKYLDEIE
- a CDS encoding ArsR/SmtB family transcription factor is translated as MEDKRIRILKALAHSERLKIIEMLKKEPTCVCEMNEKSNFSQSNISQHLKILRDADLVKYTKDGNKVIYSLANEKLMEVINLITKISNEL
- a CDS encoding permease, with the protein product MFVWLDKLITLLVKNFFKLDVNTRVGSSVHFFFYDSIKIIILLSIMIFIISYIRSYFPPEKTKKILEKFSGISGNIMASLLGIVTPFCSCSSVPIFIGFIEAGIPLGVTFSFLITSPIVNEAAFAILLASFGWKIALLYVVSGVVIGVIGGIIIGKLNMEHHVEEYVYNIKMGNTEIEKLNQKQRLSFAWENVYDIVKRIWIFLLIGIGIGALIHGYAPAEFLARTAGPKNPFAVIVSTIVAVPLYSNALGTIPIAEALIGKGVGIGTALAFMMATTALSFPEGVLLRKVIKPKLIATFFIITSISIILTGYMFNVII
- a CDS encoding thioredoxin family protein translates to MKIKILGSGCPNCNRLEKNSIEALKELGKSVEVEHIRDYGEIMSYGVMRTPALVINEKVVIAGRVAKKDEIKDLLK